Proteins encoded by one window of Phycisphaerae bacterium:
- a CDS encoding adenylosuccinate synthase gives MNSCIVGLQWGDEGKGKVIDILAEQSDIVVRYNGGANAGHTVVIDGNKFALHLLPSGSIRPNIVCVITNAVVVDPDTLLQEIETLAQKGITLKGRLFISENAHVVLDYHKKEDKLREESLGKDKIGTTIRGIGPCYADKVGRSYAVRMGDLRDLKKLKAHLQTIIEYKNKVFTALYNAEPISADEIFEKCKAHADKLTPFITDTTEFLHKSIADGKSILFEGAQGSMLDLDHGTFPYVTSSNSSALGMSVCSGVPAKMVDKFIGVVKAYTTRVGAGPFPTELDNEVGQYIRDKGHEYGTTTGRPRRCGWFDAVVVSYAATIGAIDSIALMHLDTLTGLKEINICRAYKINGKETTFFPANIDRLSQATPIYETVPGWDIALGEVTDFDNLPANAKNFIRLIEEIVKVPITMIGIGPERKQTIFR, from the coding sequence CCAATGCCGGCCACACCGTTGTCATAGATGGCAACAAATTCGCCCTGCACCTGCTGCCCAGCGGGTCGATTCGGCCGAATATTGTCTGCGTAATCACAAATGCCGTCGTGGTTGACCCGGACACGCTTTTGCAGGAAATCGAGACGCTGGCCCAAAAAGGTATTACGTTAAAGGGCCGCCTCTTTATAAGTGAAAATGCCCACGTCGTTTTGGATTATCATAAAAAAGAAGACAAGCTGCGCGAAGAGTCCCTCGGCAAAGACAAAATCGGCACAACAATCAGGGGTATTGGCCCTTGTTATGCAGATAAAGTCGGCAGAAGCTACGCCGTGCGAATGGGCGACTTAAGAGACCTCAAAAAACTCAAAGCCCATCTGCAAACCATCATCGAATACAAAAACAAAGTCTTTACGGCCCTTTACAACGCTGAGCCGATAAGCGCCGATGAAATTTTCGAAAAATGCAAAGCTCACGCTGATAAACTCACCCCTTTTATAACTGATACGACCGAATTTCTGCACAAATCAATTGCCGATGGCAAATCCATCCTTTTTGAAGGCGCTCAGGGGTCGATGTTAGACCTCGATCACGGCACTTTTCCGTATGTAACCAGCTCAAATTCAAGTGCGCTCGGCATGTCAGTCTGCAGCGGCGTGCCGGCCAAGATGGTTGATAAATTCATCGGCGTAGTCAAGGCCTACACAACAAGGGTCGGCGCCGGGCCTTTTCCTACGGAATTGGATAACGAAGTCGGTCAATATATCCGCGACAAAGGACACGAATATGGCACCACCACAGGCCGGCCCCGCAGATGCGGCTGGTTCGATGCCGTGGTAGTATCCTACGCCGCAACCATAGGCGCTATCGATTCCATAGCATTGATGCATCTCGACACCCTCACCGGCTTAAAAGAAATAAATATCTGCAGGGCTTATAAAATTAACGGCAAAGAAACCACCTTCTTCCCTGCAAATATAGACAGACTCTCACAGGCAACTCCTATTTATGAAACTGTCCCCGGCTGGGACATAGCCCTTGGCGAGGTAACCGATTTCGATAATCTTCCCGCTAACGCCAAAAACTTTATTCGCCTTATCGAGGAAATAGTAAAAGTGCCCATCACAATGATTGGAATTGGACCGGAACGAAAACAAACAATATTCAGATAA
- a CDS encoding isoprenyl transferase yields the protein MKDSEEKLEKTAKRLGLTTEQMPRNIAIIMDGNGRWAEKKNLPRAEGHRQGAKTVEKVAQYCVDFGIESLTLYSFSIENWKRPKTEVNSLMHLYSQYLAGIRPTLMKNNVKLVHLGRVAQLPFEVKKELAETIELTGANTGMILALALNYGGRIEIIDAAKKIAQEYKDGQLGLENIDEQCITRHLYTAGLAEPDLLIRTANEMRISNFLLWQISYSEFYVTKTLWPDFKKSDLEKAILAYAKRNRRFGDIKLQPQSI from the coding sequence ATGAAAGACTCCGAAGAAAAACTTGAAAAAACCGCTAAACGCCTTGGACTGACAACTGAACAGATGCCCCGTAATATCGCCATAATCATGGACGGCAATGGCCGATGGGCGGAGAAAAAAAATCTGCCTCGGGCCGAAGGGCATCGCCAGGGCGCCAAAACTGTCGAAAAAGTGGCCCAGTACTGCGTCGACTTCGGCATTGAATCTTTGACCCTGTATTCTTTCAGCATAGAAAACTGGAAAAGACCCAAAACAGAAGTCAATTCCCTCATGCACCTCTACTCTCAATACCTCGCAGGGATTCGTCCCACGCTTATGAAAAACAACGTCAAACTGGTTCATCTCGGCAGAGTAGCTCAACTGCCCTTTGAGGTAAAAAAAGAACTTGCGGAAACTATAGAATTGACCGGCGCCAACACCGGTATGATACTTGCCCTGGCGCTAAACTACGGCGGCAGAATCGAGATAATAGATGCAGCAAAAAAAATCGCCCAGGAATACAAAGACGGGCAGCTCGGCCTCGAAAACATTGATGAACAGTGTATAACCCGGCACCTATACACCGCCGGCCTGGCAGAGCCGGATCTTTTAATACGCACCGCAAACGAAATGAGAATCAGCAATTTCCTGCTCTGGCAAATCTCGTACAGCGAATTCTATGTAACAAAAACTCTCTGGCCGGATTTCAAAAAGTCAGATTTGGAAAAGGCAATACTCGCTTACGCAAAACGGAACCGGCGTTTCGGCGATATCAAACTGCAGCCCCAAAGCATTTAA
- a CDS encoding phosphatidate cytidylyltransferase has protein sequence MLKYRLVFGTLMTAFFAALVIFDSWMDGTMTASAADDKQVQGTLVCILLALLLIPTQMELSKLAATKNLKIFTPLAIIASILFVTTWYWPRLFEISPGIYLSFVSAFSLLGLFLYQYFRYGTSEVLANCGVSYFSIIYLGLLGSFALGVRIDFGPWALLMYIFVVKSADIGAYSIGSIFGRHKFSPVISPGKSWEGMAGAVAAAIIVAILFAVICDIMAWWLAVIFGFCFAFIGQMGDLAESMIKRDAKQKDSASMVPGFGGLLDILDSLLPAAPFAYLFFMFSSR, from the coding sequence ATGCTAAAATATAGATTGGTTTTCGGTACTCTAATGACGGCGTTTTTTGCCGCCCTAGTCATTTTCGACAGCTGGATGGACGGCACCATGACAGCCTCAGCTGCCGATGACAAACAGGTGCAGGGAACACTTGTTTGCATCCTCCTTGCCTTGTTGCTAATCCCCACTCAGATGGAGCTGTCAAAACTCGCCGCGACAAAAAATTTAAAGATTTTCACACCCCTCGCAATCATCGCATCGATTTTATTCGTAACCACCTGGTACTGGCCGCGGCTCTTCGAAATTTCACCGGGGATTTACCTGTCTTTCGTGTCGGCATTTTCGCTGTTAGGATTGTTCTTATATCAATATTTCCGCTACGGCACTTCGGAAGTACTGGCCAATTGCGGAGTAAGCTATTTTTCCATTATTTATCTCGGGCTTTTAGGCTCTTTCGCGCTCGGCGTGCGGATTGACTTCGGCCCCTGGGCATTGCTGATGTATATCTTTGTTGTAAAGTCCGCTGACATAGGAGCTTACTCAATCGGAAGCATTTTTGGCAGGCACAAATTCTCGCCTGTAATTAGCCCGGGCAAAAGCTGGGAAGGCATGGCCGGCGCCGTAGCAGCCGCAATTATAGTCGCTATTCTCTTTGCCGTGATTTGTGATATAATGGCCTGGTGGTTAGCCGTAATTTTCGGCTTCTGTTTTGCTTTTATCGGCCAAATGGGCGATTTGGCCGAGTCTATGATAAAGCGGGACGCCAAACAAAAAGATTCTGCAAGTATGGTGCCAGGCTTCGGCGGATTACTGGACATCCTCGACTCACTGCTGCCGGCGGCGCCGTTTGCGTATTTGTTTTTTATGTTCAGCTCACGATAG
- a CDS encoding PhoH family protein, with the protein MEVTIQLEQTGKQLELFGPADSHLRLLRQSLGVQITARQSNLIITGKSENVNRAAEIIDKMEKHLIKRGSLTNADINTLLAAKDDLTITAETSEAITVYSRKKIIEPSTKGQLKYVETMLANDLTFCIGPAGTGKTYLAVAIAVSMLRKKQIRKIILARPAVEAGEKLGFLPGDLQAKVNPYLRPLFDALEDMMDFDQMKKFMEMDIIEIIPLAFMRGRTLNEAVIICDEAQNTSPLQMLMVLTRLGHGSKMIITGDITQIDLNIGQESGMIEAFETLRRIKGIGFAELTQKDIVRHRLVQNIVQAYEKKAKAMRQSEK; encoded by the coding sequence TTGGAAGTTACCATACAATTAGAGCAAACCGGCAAGCAGCTTGAGCTGTTCGGTCCTGCCGACAGTCATCTTCGTCTTTTGCGCCAGTCCCTCGGCGTCCAGATTACCGCCCGCCAGTCAAATTTAATAATCACAGGTAAATCCGAAAACGTGAACAGGGCCGCCGAAATTATAGACAAAATGGAAAAACATTTAATCAAACGCGGCTCACTCACCAACGCCGATATAAACACCCTGCTCGCCGCTAAGGACGATTTGACCATAACTGCCGAGACCAGCGAGGCCATTACGGTGTATTCCCGCAAAAAAATTATTGAGCCTTCTACGAAAGGACAGCTAAAATACGTCGAAACAATGCTGGCCAACGACCTTACATTTTGCATAGGACCCGCCGGAACAGGTAAAACATATCTGGCCGTCGCAATTGCCGTCTCGATGCTTAGAAAAAAGCAAATCAGGAAAATAATCCTCGCCCGCCCCGCTGTGGAAGCCGGTGAAAAACTCGGCTTCCTGCCAGGCGACCTGCAGGCAAAGGTAAATCCGTATCTTCGCCCGCTCTTCGACGCGCTTGAAGATATGATGGATTTCGACCAGATGAAGAAATTTATGGAGATGGACATCATCGAAATCATTCCGCTTGCCTTTATGCGGGGCAGAACTCTGAACGAAGCCGTCATAATCTGCGATGAAGCACAAAACACTTCACCCCTGCAGATGCTGATGGTCCTGACCAGATTAGGCCACGGCTCCAAAATGATAATAACAGGCGACATAACCCAAATCGACCTGAACATCGGCCAGGAAAGCGGGATGATTGAAGCCTTCGAAACGCTGCGGCGAATCAAAGGTATAGGGTTTGCAGAGCTGACACAGAAAGATATTGTGCGGCACCGCCTGGTTCAAAATATCGTGCAGGCCTACGAAAAAAAAGCAAAAGCCATGAGACAAAGCGAAAAATAG
- a CDS encoding HDIG domain-containing protein has translation MWFLKKTSPRRSQVREKKTIERLSQINQLASTDHLISALLVLLFAVFFTIIISLELILQTSYLDMIPRAVIAMLLSLGAAFYIHHYQKRLIKNHTRAVVLAGLFIILSATTKLGLFISHQPSWATGTAITAAIILAIAYDQRFAIGMSIFYCFLAYFAARPTSNINLFLTMTAGAFTCCLFLKEIRTRMRLLEVTVLAAAIVFVTSASLDAFAENPQVGIILGSAGRHAGITLVVGVLIQGLLPIIEKIFRIATSMTLLDYSDANQLLLKRLAMEAPGTFSHSLLVGSIAEAAAEAVGRNGLLCRVGAYYHDIGKINKPAYFAENETASMSRHKELSPAMSQLIIVGHVKDGIEMAREYNLPAVLRQFIETHHGTTLIEYFYNEARKKHDENDSDGSPGPSESEFRYAGPKPRTKEAAIVMLADAVEGAVRALPEVIPTRIEATIHNMAMKRLQDGQFDECELSLRELSLIEASMAKTLAAHYHGRVAYPKLTPIPKQQANRSAKSPESQNAKPQNNHKTENPEETREELQLEPDEQIPQQPEPDLPLEQDQSEPDKSEQTEQETD, from the coding sequence ATGTGGTTTTTGAAAAAAACAAGTCCGCGGCGAAGTCAGGTACGCGAAAAGAAAACTATCGAGCGGCTTTCGCAAATAAATCAGCTCGCCAGCACCGACCATCTGATTTCAGCATTGTTAGTGCTTCTTTTTGCCGTCTTTTTCACCATTATTATCTCGCTCGAACTAATCCTGCAGACCAGCTACCTCGATATGATACCCAGGGCCGTCATAGCAATGCTGCTTTCTCTCGGCGCGGCTTTCTATATCCATCACTACCAAAAACGGCTAATAAAAAACCATACCAGGGCCGTGGTTCTGGCAGGTCTGTTTATCATATTGTCAGCCACAACCAAACTCGGCCTGTTTATATCACATCAACCCTCGTGGGCCACCGGAACCGCCATCACGGCTGCCATCATTTTGGCAATTGCTTATGACCAGCGATTTGCAATAGGAATGAGTATATTCTATTGTTTCCTTGCCTATTTCGCCGCAAGACCTACGTCAAATATCAATCTCTTTCTGACAATGACTGCCGGCGCTTTCACCTGCTGTTTATTCTTAAAAGAAATCCGCACAAGGATGAGGCTGCTTGAGGTCACTGTTTTGGCGGCGGCAATAGTGTTCGTAACATCGGCTTCGCTGGACGCTTTTGCCGAAAACCCTCAGGTTGGTATTATTCTAGGCAGCGCAGGCCGACACGCTGGCATTACGCTCGTGGTCGGCGTGCTCATACAGGGTTTGCTGCCGATCATAGAAAAAATCTTTCGTATAGCGACAAGTATGACGCTGCTGGACTACAGCGATGCGAACCAGCTGCTGCTGAAAAGACTCGCCATGGAAGCGCCAGGCACGTTCAGCCATAGTTTGTTAGTAGGTTCCATCGCTGAAGCTGCCGCAGAGGCGGTAGGCCGCAACGGCCTTTTGTGCAGGGTCGGAGCCTACTACCACGATATCGGAAAAATCAACAAGCCCGCCTACTTCGCCGAAAACGAGACGGCTTCTATGAGCCGCCACAAAGAGCTCTCACCCGCAATGAGCCAGTTAATTATCGTGGGCCACGTAAAAGACGGAATAGAAATGGCAAGGGAATACAACCTGCCTGCGGTGCTGCGGCAATTTATCGAAACGCACCATGGCACAACACTGATTGAATATTTCTACAACGAAGCCAGAAAGAAACACGATGAAAATGACTCTGATGGGTCTCCCGGTCCTTCTGAAAGCGAATTTAGATACGCCGGCCCAAAGCCGCGAACAAAAGAAGCCGCCATCGTAATGTTGGCCGATGCCGTCGAAGGCGCCGTCAGGGCACTGCCCGAAGTAATCCCGACAAGAATTGAAGCCACCATACACAATATGGCTATGAAACGCCTGCAGGACGGCCAATTCGATGAATGCGAGCTGTCCCTGCGCGAGCTTAGCCTGATAGAGGCAAGTATGGCTAAAACTCTCGCCGCGCATTATCACGGCCGAGTCGCATATCCAAAGCTGACACCCATCCCCAAACAGCAGGCAAATCGTTCCGCGAAATCGCCGGAATCGCAAAACGCAAAGCCGCAGAATAATCACAAAACCGAAAACCCTGAAGAAACACGCGAGGAATTACAACTCGAACCAGATGAGCAAATACCGCAGCAGCCCGAGCCTGATTTGCCCCTCGAGCAGGACCAGAGCGAGCCGGATAAGAGCGAGCAAACCGAGCAGGAAACCGATTGA
- the ybeY gene encoding rRNA maturation RNase YbeY: MASAKKRRNIVVLIAKNFKKINISLPKLKKLVKFICNRFKLSKATVSIAIVDDAQIRKVNKQFLNKNRPTDCISFDLSENKKNAVKSFELVVNGEMAVRYAKLQGHSAEAELALYITHGLLHNLGFDDSTKKQAEKMHNAEDQILRLTGFGPVYNSAKK; encoded by the coding sequence ATGGCCTCTGCCAAAAAACGCCGGAATATAGTCGTTCTAATCGCTAAAAACTTCAAAAAAATCAACATCTCTTTGCCCAAACTGAAAAAATTGGTCAAATTCATCTGCAATCGTTTTAAACTTTCAAAAGCAACTGTTAGCATCGCGATAGTTGACGACGCCCAAATCCGAAAAGTTAACAAACAGTTTCTAAATAAAAACCGCCCTACCGACTGTATAAGTTTCGACCTGTCCGAGAATAAAAAAAATGCTGTTAAATCCTTCGAGCTTGTCGTCAACGGCGAAATGGCTGTCAGATACGCAAAACTGCAAGGCCATTCAGCCGAGGCCGAGCTTGCCCTTTACATAACCCACGGCCTGCTCCACAACCTCGGATTTGATGACTCCACAAAAAAACAGGCTGAAAAAATGCACAATGCCGAAGACCAAATCCTCCGGCTGACCGGCTTCGGCCCCGTATATAATTCAGCGAAAAAATAA
- the recO gene encoding DNA repair protein RecO, which translates to MLTKDTAICIRTTDYSETSQIVTLFTRAAGKISAIAKGSKRPKSAFDGPLEILSCGQIVFSDSSGGKLATLTEFQQTPSFSCTKDNLFALNCCLFGAELVNSLTHDYDPHPELFDSFLQFLQNANKHQEHRQVLALLILFQLTLLREIGLMPILNACANCKTSHGSRATSHEFYFSSLANGLICGDCEANFPDKIKLSKNAFDCLTNVKLIAKAEEKALNEIEKILIHNFTEILHHPPKMAKYVLKS; encoded by the coding sequence ATGCTGACCAAAGACACTGCTATCTGCATACGAACAACGGATTACTCTGAAACATCTCAGATAGTGACCCTTTTCACCAGGGCAGCAGGCAAAATCAGCGCAATCGCCAAAGGCTCTAAAAGGCCAAAATCCGCCTTCGACGGCCCGCTTGAAATCCTCTCTTGTGGCCAAATCGTCTTTTCCGATTCGAGCGGAGGAAAACTTGCCACCCTTACCGAATTTCAGCAAACCCCGTCCTTTTCCTGCACAAAAGATAATCTCTTTGCGTTAAATTGCTGCCTTTTCGGCGCCGAACTTGTAAACAGTTTGACGCACGACTATGACCCGCACCCCGAACTCTTCGATAGCTTTCTTCAGTTTCTACAAAACGCCAATAAGCATCAAGAGCATCGACAGGTATTAGCTCTGCTCATACTGTTTCAATTGACCTTGCTTCGGGAAATCGGCCTGATGCCCATACTGAACGCCTGCGCAAATTGCAAAACGAGTCACGGGTCACGAGCGACGAGTCACGAATTCTATTTCAGCAGCTTGGCCAACGGCCTGATTTGCGGCGACTGCGAGGCAAATTTCCCCGACAAAATCAAACTGTCCAAAAACGCGTTTGATTGTCTGACGAATGTGAAATTAATCGCAAAGGCTGAAGAAAAAGCACTCAATGAAATCGAAAAAATCTTAATTCACAACTTCACCGAAATCCTCCACCACCCGCCAAAAATGGCCAAATATGTACTGAAAAGCTGA
- a CDS encoding class I SAM-dependent methyltransferase, whose amino-acid sequence MHHHKGKSSEGVLSKEAILKELKIFHGQTIIDAGCGNGYMAKEFSKLVKETGKVYALDIDDESIETLKKETEKTNIEPIAADITKAVPIRDYSADLIYLSNVFHGFSEGQIEGFQKEVKRLLKPNAKLAIVEIKKEDTPFGPPLNIRFSPEELRQKITLAAKALVEAGQYSYMQIFENTE is encoded by the coding sequence GTGCATCACCATAAGGGGAAATCGTCGGAAGGGGTGTTAAGCAAAGAAGCAATACTGAAAGAGTTAAAAATATTTCACGGACAGACGATTATCGATGCCGGCTGTGGAAACGGCTATATGGCAAAAGAATTTTCAAAACTTGTGAAAGAGACCGGGAAAGTCTACGCCCTGGACATCGACGACGAGTCAATAGAAACACTCAAAAAAGAGACAGAGAAAACCAATATAGAACCAATAGCAGCCGATATAACCAAAGCGGTGCCAATAAGAGACTATTCAGCGGATTTAATCTATTTATCAAATGTATTCCACGGATTTTCCGAAGGGCAGATAGAAGGCTTCCAAAAAGAGGTAAAACGCCTATTAAAACCAAATGCCAAGCTGGCGATTGTAGAGATAAAAAAAGAGGACACACCATTTGGTCCTCCATTAAACATAAGATTTTCTCCAGAAGAGCTGAGGCAAAAAATAACTTTAGCTGCTAAAGCTTTAGTTGAGGCAGGACAGTATTCTTATATGCAAATCTTCGAAAACACAGAGTGA
- a CDS encoding dockerin type I domain-containing protein, which yields MRTKKKLTVALLIYASLYSFCCADCPLDHFLIGCNADGIVGTEDDNKLFVDCTQKYRHSDPNHSGDQTWLNWHYPLYYNPRYDRYQIGEPGFDTIKADDPNRQLQGTANVDYQIIIECISITPGFIAKNSTLGIELNEAGDWINHSALSDPHIHLEYRAPAPSGATNLQWIMYVIYDNFGNYESSEPFGLVFVKDPLAGELLLDGAVDANDLAELCYYWLENNGDRSNDYYERADANKDGIVNFLDFVMLASNWLK from the coding sequence ATGCGAACCAAAAAAAAATTAACCGTTGCGTTACTAATCTATGCATCGCTGTACAGCTTTTGTTGCGCCGATTGCCCGTTGGACCATTTTCTCATCGGCTGCAATGCCGATGGTATAGTTGGCACTGAAGATGATAATAAATTATTCGTTGATTGCACTCAGAAGTATCGCCACAGTGACCCCAACCATAGCGGAGACCAGACGTGGCTGAACTGGCATTACCCGCTATATTATAACCCGAGATATGACCGGTATCAGATTGGCGAGCCGGGCTTCGATACGATAAAAGCCGATGACCCCAACCGGCAGCTTCAGGGAACAGCTAACGTGGATTACCAAATCATTATCGAATGTATTTCCATCACGCCGGGCTTTATAGCCAAAAATTCCACTTTAGGAATTGAGTTAAACGAAGCCGGTGACTGGATTAACCATAGTGCCCTTTCAGATCCCCACATCCATCTGGAGTATCGGGCGCCGGCTCCTTCAGGAGCGACAAATCTGCAGTGGATTATGTATGTCATTTACGACAACTTCGGAAACTATGAATCGTCCGAGCCATTCGGTCTCGTATTTGTCAAAGACCCCCTTGCCGGCGAGTTACTGCTTGATGGTGCCGTTGACGCAAATGACCTCGCTGAATTATGTTACTATTGGCTGGAAAATAATGGTGACAGGTCGAATGACTATTACGAAAGGGCCGATGCAAACAAAGACGGTATAGTCAACTTTCTGGATTTTGTGATGTTGGCCTCCAACTGGCTAAAATAA
- a CDS encoding prepilin-type N-terminal cleavage/methylation domain-containing protein, translating to MNQAKPTSGNLTDGNSRDRTNCPCYIFHSCLRYRAFTLVELLVVIFIIALLMGILLPVLSKARRMARSTVCSANMRQMGIALNSYLIESNYRLPDSSCHVSNQDEYWISILSEYLGEQLLFRCPSDGAQNFVDWNKPLDEQLADLRWSSFALNALLDSRCPRYYGRYNVVTTIHKPQYCIYVSESPSSWTSADHVHPENWFYNIDLAKGQVAWDRHSKKSNYLFADGHAETLTIEQTYSWPGDCFWFPESAPKWPPDE from the coding sequence ATGAATCAGGCAAAACCGACATCCGGTAATTTAACTGATGGAAATAGCAGGGACAGGACAAACTGTCCCTGCTATATATTCCACTCATGTCTTCGATATAGGGCTTTTACGCTGGTTGAACTGCTGGTTGTGATATTTATTATTGCACTTTTAATGGGCATACTTTTGCCTGTGCTCAGCAAGGCGAGACGAATGGCGAGAAGCACGGTCTGCTCTGCCAATATGCGCCAGATGGGCATCGCCTTGAATAGCTACCTGATAGAAAGCAACTATCGCCTGCCGGACAGCTCCTGCCACGTTTCTAACCAGGATGAATACTGGATTTCGATTCTGTCCGAATACCTCGGCGAACAACTGCTCTTCCGTTGTCCGAGTGATGGGGCTCAGAACTTCGTTGACTGGAACAAACCCCTCGACGAACAGCTGGCAGATTTACGCTGGTCGAGCTTTGCTCTCAACGCCCTGCTCGACTCCAGGTGCCCCAGATATTACGGAAGATACAATGTAGTCACAACTATTCATAAACCTCAGTACTGTATTTACGTCTCCGAAAGTCCCTCTTCCTGGACTTCCGCGGACCACGTTCATCCGGAAAATTGGTTCTACAATATCGACCTGGCAAAAGGACAGGTTGCCTGGGACCGGCACTCGAAAAAATCGAACTATCTCTTTGCCGATGGACACGCTGAAACCTTGACAATAGAGCAAACCTATAGCTGGCCGGGAGATTGCTTCTGGTTCCCCGAATCCGCACCCAAATGGCCGCCTGATGAGTAA
- a CDS encoding PEP-CTERM sorting domain-containing protein, producing the protein MLRRSFCIAVAALTILSSQAYCDHAHTHIGRNADGIWGNGDDNQLWIFATPEQPQWDTIQMVPTGEFLAGKEIYAAELDCWHSAHPETGLFQLDFNNEFTQPDWRIELKRIGFSDPVNFWMEDEATTLEILTYDGATFAFEEPDWDAELPNGAGGLGAWHFHNHTEFLALADGPGQIFSATFTVFDTGLTGFAESAQYTLDFVTVPEPASIALLGMGLLPFIRSKKDAR; encoded by the coding sequence ATGTTACGAAGAAGTTTCTGTATAGCTGTCGCTGCCTTGACCATATTATCGTCTCAGGCTTACTGCGACCACGCCCATACGCACATTGGCCGTAATGCCGATGGTATATGGGGTAACGGTGATGATAACCAGCTCTGGATTTTCGCAACACCGGAGCAGCCCCAGTGGGACACGATTCAAATGGTCCCCACAGGAGAATTTCTTGCAGGCAAAGAAATTTATGCAGCTGAGCTCGATTGCTGGCACTCGGCTCACCCGGAAACCGGCCTGTTCCAGCTCGATTTCAACAATGAGTTCACCCAACCTGACTGGAGGATAGAGTTAAAGCGAATAGGTTTTTCCGACCCGGTCAATTTCTGGATGGAAGACGAGGCAACAACGCTCGAGATATTGACGTATGACGGCGCGACATTCGCATTCGAGGAGCCTGACTGGGATGCCGAGCTGCCAAACGGCGCCGGCGGACTCGGTGCATGGCATTTCCACAACCACACGGAATTCCTCGCCCTGGCCGACGGTCCCGGACAAATATTCTCCGCGACTTTCACCGTATTTGATACCGGCTTAACCGGCTTTGCCGAATCGGCACAATACACCCTGGATTTTGTAACTGTTCCGGAACCCGCGTCGATTGCTCTGCTCGGAATGGGATTACTTCCGTTTATCAGGTCAAAAAAAGATGCTCGTTGA
- a CDS encoding transcriptional repressor: protein MADKNVRTKAKEVLKTAGFNITKAQLFIIQELLKAKRPLSRKELVQELGRNCPDKVTVYRIMEKLCAKDLVHKAFIRGRTWKYELARNCSEKQCHPHFTCVSCGQTFCLTGLSLPLIKGLKKGFVFIRQQVRVDGLCSSCS, encoded by the coding sequence ATGGCCGACAAGAATGTAAGAACTAAGGCAAAAGAAGTATTAAAAACCGCCGGCTTTAACATTACAAAGGCACAACTCTTTATAATACAGGAACTGCTTAAAGCCAAAAGGCCACTCTCCAGAAAAGAGCTTGTGCAGGAACTTGGCAGAAACTGCCCGGACAAGGTAACTGTTTACAGAATAATGGAAAAACTTTGTGCTAAAGATTTGGTTCATAAGGCCTTTATCAGGGGCAGAACTTGGAAATACGAGTTGGCTCGTAATTGTTCCGAAAAACAGTGCCATCCTCATTTCACCTGCGTTAGCTGCGGCCAAACGTTTTGCCTTACAGGCCTTTCTTTGCCGTTAATAAAGGGGCTGAAGAAGGGATTTGTATTTATCAGACAGCAGGTCAGGGTTGATGGATTGTGCTCATCCTGTTCATAA